CTAGGGCCCCTACCTTGAGAAACAGTGCTCCCTTGGAGGCCAGCCCGTCGCTGCCTCTCCCATTGGGGTAACAGTGATAGGCCACGTCCATGATGGGGTAGCGGCTGGCGAAGAAGAGGCCGCTGTTGAGAAACTTGAAGCTGCAGCAGCCGCGGCAGCCGTAGAGGCCCACGTCGTACAGGACGTGCTCGAAGTAGCCATGCAGCCGATCTTTCAACTTGGCGGCCGCACGCTTGTCGAACACCTCCTGCAGGCATAGGAAGTCCAGGTTGGCTGGGAAGAAGGCCGAGACCTCATGGTCGAAGGCCTCGTCGGGGTGTCGCCGCTGGCGCGCTGCCACCTTCTTGGCCACCGTGGCCTTGGTGGGGGGCTTGCTGTTGGTGGCGCCGGGATCCCCTCGGTCCCGAGCCTTCACCAGCGACTCCCGGGAGGCCGAGGGGCTGCCCAGGCTCCCCGAGTCCCCGTCACGCTGACTGTGGTTGGGTGTTTGGCCTCTCGGGGCCCCACCGGCACCATTCTGGGCCTGGGTCCCTTTGGGGGTGTCCTCAGCTTCTGGCAGCCGGCCCCCCTCATCGCCACTGATGCGCACAATGCAGGTGTCCTCCAGGCCAACCCCGTCCATCGGTTCCCCGGAGGCCGGGCCATTGGCAGCCTCGTCGTTGGGGTGCCGCACACCATCGCCTTTGTACTCCACCGAGGCTGTCCTCTTAATGCTCCCGGGGACAGCCCGGGCCATGCCATCACCACCCTGCGGGGACACCAGGCTGCTGAAGCTGGCCGCGCTGATGGAAGTGTTGGTGGGCGAGTCGATGTAGATTTTGATCTGAGGCCGGCTGGCACCGTTGCGGATCCTCTGCCCGATCTCCTTGGCCCGCGCCTGGGTGTTGAAGAGGTTGTTGTACCTGGCCAGCGAGTCAGGCAGGAGGCAGAGGTTGGCAGAGGCAAAGCAGAAGCTTTTGCCAGGGCCAGTCCCCTTCCATTCACTGAGCAGGGCCGCCCCGCCACCGGGGCCCTTGTCCTCGAGCCGGGAGTAGATGTAGGGCCGGCGGGCAGACTGCAGGGGCCACCAGAGGAGGAAGCCCAGGAAGGCGAAGGGCAGCGAGGCCACCAGCAGGGCCAGGTAGACAGGTGTGAAGAGCACGGTGCAGAACAGCTGGAGGTAGCATGGGTCGTCTGCCCGCTGGCGCTTCTCGTAGGTGGTGGGCTTGAAGGAGGCCAGGAGCCGGTCCACCAGCCAGAAGCACGGGAAGATGAGTGCCCAGGACACAGAGTGCAGGGCCGACAGACAGCTGTTGGGAAAGGGGGTCGTGTACAAAACCATCGCAGCTCCCTGGGCGCCGCGGCAGCCCCTCTACATGGTGTCCGTGGCAGGCGGGCACAGTCCTCGGTGGGGTGGGCAGAAGGCCGCTGGAGGAGGGTCACCTCCGGCCGGGATGCAACTCCGGATGGTCAGTGGTGAGTGGCGGCCAGTTGGTCATGGTTCACCTCAGTGGGCCATATTGGGCCACCTGCAGTGCAAGAGGGAGGGCTTGATTCACATTCAGGGAAAATGGGCTGGaaatacacccccccccccagttcctGCTCCCTCAGGCAGGGACATAATGGCCCAGAGTGGCCTTCTGTCCATGTGTTTGGTTCCTGATGGGCACCACAGGACAGCTTCTCTACCTCTACCTCATGGCCTAGCTGCTTGAAGGATAGGCCGGGCTTGGAAGGGTACCCTTTGCAGGTGCTCGTGCTCCCAGAAATGCCTGATGTTCCTGGGGAACTAGGGTCTGCTTAGAAGGGGTGCAGAGGGCTGTGCTTTACCAATGGGGACCTGGCCTCAATCTCAGCACTGCTCGCACCACCCAGCACCACCCAGCCCTGGTCTCAGAACACCATGGGCTGTGTCCCCCGCCCCCTCAGAGAAAGGATGAGGGATAGGGAAGACTGTTGGCCCAGCAGACTGTCCCCAAGAGCCCAGGGGTGAGGACAGAGAGGGGACAGACTGCAGGAGAAGTCACCTGGGCCCAGGGGCTAGTTAGTGGTTGGATGGATAGGAGGGGAGGAGGTTCGAGGACACCCAGCTAAACTGTACCCCCTTCTAGTCTTCCATGAAGACACAGGCCCAGCAGAGCCTCCACCCACTTCCGTGTAGCTCTGGGAGGCTCCCTGGAGCTGAGAGGCCTGGCCTGAGCATTGGGCCTCTCCCCTGGGCCCAGCCACCAGCTTGGGTTCTGGCCCGGTCCCCACCCGTGCACAGGGGAACGATGGGCCCCAGAGAGACAGGTGCGTTTATTGCTCTGAATGTAAAATCAATAGAGAGAGTGCTGGAGTGTTTACCCAGCCTCGAGGGAGTTGGTTGGTCATTGGAGAAGCCGGGAGCAGCCCGATCCAGCATTTCCCTGAATAGcctgcatggtgtgtgtgtgtgtgtgtgtgtgtgtgtgtgtgtgtgtgtgtgtgtgtgtgtgtgtgtgtgtgcgcgcgcgcgcgcgcgcgcacgcgaaGGCGCATCCATATCCTTCACCAATCCAGCAACtgccctgcccccccccatgTCCCCACACTCTTCCTCCTGCATCCTTGGTCATGAGCAGGGGCCTGGATGTCTCAGTGTCTCTTGCTCATCCCAGGTCCTGCCAGTCCCTACCCTGGCACCCCCGAGTCTATGTGCCAGTCAGGACTGCCTCACCCCTCCCCATCCACCTCTCTCAGACCATTCACCACCACATCCTCACACCTGCTCCCTGCCCAGGGAATCACCTCTTCTGTCTGTGGGTCCTGCGTCCTACCATTAATTCCTTACCCTCTGTCCTTGGCCTTGAAGTGCCAAGTTGGGACTTCCCTTATCAAAGAGGACCCTTTGTCAGCCAAACATCCACCCAGGGACTTAAGAACCTCAGAGGTTGGAAGTGGAGTTCTGATTCCCCGCCCCTTATATTGGGTCTGGGATCTTTGGTTCTCATGTTCCTGTGGCTAGTGCGCTTTTGGGTCAGATGAGAGGTGCCCACCCTACTGCCCCTGAGGAGGACCTAGTGCCATGTGTGGTCTCAGGCtcagcatggccaggtgtgtATGGGCAGCCCAGTGGGGACCAACAATGGAAAAAAGGGCAATGTGAGCCTGGCCAGGTTGTCCCCTCCAGCTGGCCCTGTGGAGGAGTGAGCAAGCCCTAGAGTGGGGCATGCTTATGGGTTATATCTCCCCAGCAGACCTCAGCAGGTGGAAGGGGCTATCTGTTTGTTCTGAGGGTGTCTGTGTGTGCCCAGAACCACCATTGCCAG
This window of the Suncus etruscus isolate mSunEtr1 chromosome 14, mSunEtr1.pri.cur, whole genome shotgun sequence genome carries:
- the SMPD3 gene encoding sphingomyelin phosphodiesterase 3; translated protein: MVLYTTPFPNSCLSALHSVSWALIFPCFWLVDRLLASFKPTTYEKRQRADDPCYLQLFCTVLFTPVYLALLVASLPFAFLGFLLWWPLQSARRPYIYSRLEDKGPGGGAALLSEWKGTGPGKSFCFASANLCLLPDSLARYNNLFNTQARAKEIGQRIRNGASRPQIKIYIDSPTNTSISAASFSSLVSPQGGDGMARAVPGSIKRTASVEYKGDGVRHPNDEAANGPASGEPMDGVGLEDTCIVRISGDEGGRLPEAEDTPKGTQAQNGAGGAPRGQTPNHSQRDGDSGSLGSPSASRESLVKARDRGDPGATNSKPPTKATVAKKVAARQRRHPDEAFDHEVSAFFPANLDFLCLQEVFDKRAAAKLKDRLHGYFEHVLYDVGLYGCRGCCSFKFLNSGLFFASRYPIMDVAYHCYPNGRGSDGLASKGALFLKVQVGSTPQDQRIVGYITCTHLHALPEDSAIRCEQLDMLQDWLAEFRKSTSSSSTANPEELVAFDVICGDLNFDNCSSDDKLEQQHSLFTRYKDPCRLGPGEEKPWVIGTLLDQDGLYDEDVASPDNLQKVLESEEGRREYLAFPTSKSPGGGQKGRKDLLKGNGRRIDYLLHGEEGLAPDWKAEVEEFVFVTQLAGLTDHLPVAMRLMVSSGEEEA